The genomic segment AAATAAAGAGCAGGGCATGCACCAGCGAGGCGCCCCAATCGCCGAATAGAGGACGCAGCAGGTTTTCGAATAAAAGCCCTTTGATCGAAATCTGCGTGCCGTCCGCCCGGGTCACCTGGCACAGCATCATGGTCTTGGCCATGATCCCAGATCCGAAAAAAGCGAGGATGGCGTTGCTGCCAAAGATGACAAACGGTTTCGCATATCGGCCGTACCCTTTGATGTCGATCACCCAGTAACTGATCGCGAGCAGGTTCAGGGCGATGCCGCTGGTGTAGAGTACATAGCTGCTGGTCCACAGCTGCTTGTTGATCGGCATGACCAGAGACCAGGCGAGGCCGAGCATGATGGCGATGTTGCCGGCGATGAACATCCCATTGGTCTTTTGCAGCGGCTCTACCTGGCTGCGCAGCCATCGGCCGGTGAAATATCCGAGTAATACCTGACCGACCGCCGGAAGGGTGCTGAGCAATCCCTCTGGATCAAAGCCGATGTCCTT from the bacterium genome contains:
- a CDS encoding DUF5009 domain-containing protein, with the protein product ADWHGCTPTDLVFPFFLFIMGAAMAFSFSRRLQENASRLKLYFQIFKRTFLLIFLGLFMAWFLRWNFSTLRFPGVLQRIGLCYFLASMIILHTNRRGWIISTVLLLIGYWLVMAFIPFPGRGDEVWALNSNLAQYLDGLLLKGHVYKKDIGFDPEGLLSTLPAVGQVLLGYFTGRWLRSQVEPLQKTNGMFIAGNIAIMLGLAWSLVMPINKQLWTSSYVLYTSGIALNLLAISYWVIDIKGYGRYAKPFVIFGSNAILAFFGSGIMAKTMMLCQVTRADGTQISIKGLLFENLLRPLFGDWGASLVHALLFILIWLAVLTWFYRKKIFIKL